The stretch of DNA CTGCGAAAAGTTTCTTTATCCACCATCGCGCGAATCGTGGCGTCTTGATAATAAGAGCGCAAACGACCGTGATCTCCTAAGCGGGTTTCCATATCCACCGCCAACCCTTCGGTCCACCAGCGCGGTAAAAGCATGTTAGGGGCGATAATATTACCGAAAATCGCGCGCAGCGGACGCATCACGCCACTCGCGGGCTCAAACGTCAGGATATGTGTGTACTCATGGGCTAAAAGTTCAAAAGCCCAATCACCCGTATCAGCCAAGCTGTCTTCAGGCCCGGGAAGGACGGGGAAGGCCATGATGTGAGGATAAGGGATGCGTGTTGCATAGCCGTTAGTAATGTCGGTTTTGTCGTTGATAACAACCACGGTCTTTTCGCGCATGGTTGGAAAGTACAAACGCAGCTCTAGGTAAGCTTTTTCCAGCTTTTCTGCATAAATTTTGCCCAACGCCTGCTGCTCAGCATTATAGATAACTTCGAAATGCGGCGTGTGCAGAGTTTTCCATCTAATTTGCGGTCGAACCTCGAGTTGAGCGAATGAAGAAAGGGAAATTAAGAAAGTGAAAAGTGCTGCCGAAACCAATGATTTTTTCATAAACCCTTTTAGCCTTACAGCATCGCAACATCAATTAGAACATCTAAGGTTTGACAATGAGCCGCTATAAATTAAAGTTTTTAGCTAATGATAATTTAAGGAACTTCCTAGGAGGACATCATGCTTCGTAAATTAGCTCTTGGTCTTGTAGCCTGCGCAATGGTTGCTGGTTGTAAGGGTAAACAATCTCAATCAGATCAATCCATCGAAACTTTGCCAACAGGTGGCCAAGCAGCGATTGATACTTCAACATACAATCCGTTGGGTTCTGACTCTGGTCAAATCGCGGGTTTAGTAACTGTTCACTTCGGTTACGACAAATCGAATCTTGATTCTAAAGCGAAACAAGATATCGCGACGAACGTCCAGTGGATGAAATCTAATCCAGCGGCTAAAGTTCAAATTGAAGGTCACTGTGACAACCGTGGTACTATCGAGTACAACGTAGCTCTAGGTGAGCGTCGTGCAAACGCAGTGAAAGCTTACATGGTAAGCCTTGGCGTTGCTGCTGATCGCTTAAGCGTTATCAGCTACGGTAAAGAAAAACCACTTGAGTCAGGCGACAATGAAGCTGCTTGGGCGAAAAACCGCCGCGCAAACTTCGTACCTGCTCAGTAGTCTTTTAAGCCAGAAAGGTGTGGATGAGATTCTTACAGCCAACTCTCGGAGCGATTTTACTCTCGGTGATTGTCAGCTGTCAGACTGTACCGGCACCTATTGAGGATTATTCCTTAGCACGAGCTGCCGTTGAGGCGGCTCGTTCTGTTCAGGCGGCTCGCCATTCCCCAGGATACTGGCATCAAGCTGAAGAAGCTTACCGCAAAGGTCGCATCTATTACGAAGATCGCGATTTCCAAAAAGCTAAAGAACAATTTGTAAGAGCGCGTATGGCTGCGGAAAAGGCAGAAAATTCGGCGCGACTAATCCGTCAAAGAACGGGAGACGTATTATGAAGTTAGTGATCTTGCTATCAGCTGTAGTTCTTTTTATGACGGGTTGCTTAAAAACTCGCAACGAAGTTAAAGAAGGTGAACAACGCAGTACCATGCAACAGCAGGTGGTGACTTTGCAAAGATCCAATGCGGACGTCGGCAATCGCTTTTCTGATCTGGAATCTCAAATCCGTGAATTAAATGGCCGCGTGGATGTGGTGGAAAACAATGTCGGTAAAGGCAGTGCGGGCATGGAAAACGCACTTAAAAATTCACAACAACAAAATATGGAAGTCGGTCAGCGCGTTGCCATTTTGCAAGAAGCGATGGGCAAGTTAGAGCGTGATCTTTTAGCTTTGAATGCCGAAGTCCAAGGTTTGAAAGCGGAAAAAATGGCCGCCCAAGGTCAGCAAGCCGCAAAAGCAGCACAAGCAGCACGTAAAGATTTCCATGAGCAAGGTGAGGAAGCCTTTGAAAAGAAGGATTGGAAACAAGCCATCTTGCAATACCAAAAATATCGTGATGAATACCCGAAAGGGAAAAAGTTTGCAGATTCCACTTACAAAATCGGAGTCGCATTCCAAGAGTTGGGCATGAAAGACGAAGCTAAAACTTTTTACGATGAAGTCGTAGCCAAGTTCCCAAAATCTGAAGAAGCTCGTCGTGCTCGTATCCGCCTAAAAAGCGTAGGTAAGAAATAATCAGTGATTGAAAGAGTTCTCGCCATTGAAACCAGCTGTGATGACACTTCCGTTGCGATCGTGGATCGCAGTGGCTGGGTGCATTCGGTGGTTGCGGCCTCTCAAGATTTAGAACATGAACTTTACGGGGGCATTGTTCCCGAAATCGCGGCAAGAAATCATTCCATTGCGTTGATCCCTTTAATTGAAGAAGCCTTTAAAAAAGCCGGCATGTCTTGGTCAGATATTCACGGGATTGCGGTCACGAATCGCCCGGGTTTGATCGGGGCTTTGATTGTGGGTTTGGTGACTGCTAAATCACTTTCGCAAGCTAAAAAAATTCCTTTCTTAGGTGTGAATCATCTTGAAGGCCATTTGCTGGCGCCATTTTTAAAAGACAGTCAGTATTCTCCTCCGGAAGATTTTGGTTATCCGTATGTAGGCTTAGCGATCAGTGGGGGGCACACCAGTCTTTATCAAATTAAAGGTTTAGGTGATTACAAAGTGTTAGGGGCGACAAGAGACGACGCTGCCGGGGAATGCTTTGATAAGTTTGCTAAAATGGCAGGCCTTGGTTTTCCAGGTGGTGTGCGCGTAGATCAATTAGCAAAAACCGGAAACCCGGAAGCCTTTGAATTTCCTCGCAGCATGATTCATGACGACACTTTCGATATGAGTTTTTCAGGTCTTAAAGCCTCAGGCCAAAGAATGCTTGAGCAGTTGGGTCCAGAATTGGTGCAAGAACAGTTGCCAGACTTATGCGCCTCTTTTCAAGAAGCCATCGTCGATGTTCTTATTGCCAAGTTGGACCGAGCCGCTAAAGTGTATCGCGCTAAGCGTGTGATCTTGACCGGTGGAGTCAGTGCGAATTCTCGCTTGCGTGCGCGGGCGGAAAAATGGGCGGCCGAAAAAGGTTTGACCCTGGTTGTGCCGCCGATTCGTTATTGCACCGACAATGCGGCTATGATTGGTTACGCCGGTGTATTAAGAATGGCCCAAGGGGAAACTTCGGCGATGGATTTAGGTCCTTCACCGCAAGCATTGACGACGGACTTTAAATGAGCGAATCCAGCAAGCGTTTAGCGCAAGCCTTAGACGAATTAGGAATTTTAGCCAAAAAATCTTTGGGTCAAAATTTCTTAGTCAGCGATACGGTGATTGAAAAGATCATCAATCAAGTCAAAGAATTTAAGCCCGAAGTTTTAATCGAAGTGGGGCCAGGCCCTGGGGCTTTGACTTATTTCTTGCAACAAATGAATGTGCCTTTGACCGTGATTGAACTAGATCACGTGATTGCCGAATACTGGCGTGGTAAGGGTTTGCCGGTTTTAGAAGAAGATGCTTTAAAGCTCGATTGGAATCAGTTTTATTCTGATAAAAAAACGGTTTTTGTCAGTAATCTGCCGTATCAGATTTCATCAAGCATCGTGATTGATCGTTCGATGGAAGATTACGGTATTGAGCACATGGTTTTGATGTTCCAAAAAGAAGTGGCGCAAAGAATCCGCGGGCCTGCAAAGTCGGAGCATTACGGGTTACTGAGTGTGATCGCACAAACTTTCTGGAATACCGCTTTAGTCAGCGAAGCCGGGCCCGGTGATTTTAAACCCCCTCCGCGTGTGGCTAGCCGAGTTTTATCGTTTTCAAGAATCCCGACAGAGATTAAAAAGCGTCCGCAGTTCTTAACCTTTGTTAAAACCGCCTTTGCCCAAAGACGAAAGCTTCTGAAATCAAATTTATCTGGTCTTTTAAAGCAAAAGCAGCTAACTGAAGAACAAATGGTTGGTTGGCTGGCCGACATGGGCTTTAAAGAAACCGTCCGCGCGGAAGAGCTCAGCCCTCCACAGTTTGTAGAGCTTTATAAGAAATTCGGGTTTGAATAATGAGCAACATCTTGATCATTCAAGAAAACAAAAAAGCACGATTCGATTACACGATCGTTGAAACCTTCGAAGCAGGGTTGGTGCTGACGGGCAGTGAGGTGAAATCGCTTCGTGCCAAAGATGTTGTGTTGAAAGATTCCTATATCGCCTTTCGCGGGGATGAAGCTTTTTTGCAAAATGCCCACATCGCCGAATACAAAGCTTCTAGTTATAATAATCACGTGCCGGAACGCTTAAGAAAGCTGTTATTAAATCGCAAAGAGCTTGATGAAATTTACGGGGCTCTTCGTGAAAAAGGTTATTCGTGCGTGCCTCTAAAAATTTATTTTAAACAGGGACGCGCGAAATTAGAAATTGCTTTGGTGAAGGGTAAAAAAACTCACGACAAACGTGAGGCGATTAAGAAACGCGACGTTTCTGATCAAATTCGTTCAAATTTACGACGCTCTCGTTAGTCATAAATTCTTCTTTAATACCAAGGCGCGAACGTTTTTCTGCTAGCAGATGTTTCCACGCGGCATAAGCTTCACGATTTTGCGGATCAATACTGAGCTTTTCTAAAAGTTTTAACTCAGTTTCAGTGTTGGCTTTAAGCGCGCGATAAAAATAGTCGTAAGTCATCGACAGATCCCGGAAATCATCCTCTTCAGGGAGATGATAATCAGGGATGTGCCATTGCCCTAGCATCAGTTGATGCATGTGACGCTCCATACTTACTAAGGGAGAAATCAGATTCTTGGTCATGCGTAAACTTAAAAATAAGGTGACGCCGCTTAGAAAGATCACGCTGGCGCCCAAAAAGACTTTTAACCATGTGATTTCACGTTCTAAGTGCTGAATTAAATGCGGATGAGTGTCGTAGGCTAGACTTTTAAACAGCTCATAGTTCTGATTGATAAAATAAAACGACGGCAATAAGAATAATAACGCAGCCCCGGCCACGGCGGTGATCATGTACCAAGAGTATTTATATTGAAAGCTGGCGCTTAATATAAAGCGACGGGGTTTTAATCCGTGAGGTACTCTTTGAGGTTCAATCACTCTGCGTCCGTATAACATAA from Bdellovibrio bacteriovorus encodes:
- a CDS encoding tetratricopeptide repeat protein, whose protein sequence is MKLVILLSAVVLFMTGCLKTRNEVKEGEQRSTMQQQVVTLQRSNADVGNRFSDLESQIRELNGRVDVVENNVGKGSAGMENALKNSQQQNMEVGQRVAILQEAMGKLERDLLALNAEVQGLKAEKMAAQGQQAAKAAQAARKDFHEQGEEAFEKKDWKQAILQYQKYRDEYPKGKKFADSTYKIGVAFQELGMKDEAKTFYDEVVAKFPKSEEARRARIRLKSVGKK
- the tsaD gene encoding tRNA (adenosine(37)-N6)-threonylcarbamoyltransferase complex transferase subunit TsaD — encoded protein: MERVLAIETSCDDTSVAIVDRSGWVHSVVAASQDLEHELYGGIVPEIAARNHSIALIPLIEEAFKKAGMSWSDIHGIAVTNRPGLIGALIVGLVTAKSLSQAKKIPFLGVNHLEGHLLAPFLKDSQYSPPEDFGYPYVGLAISGGHTSLYQIKGLGDYKVLGATRDDAAGECFDKFAKMAGLGFPGGVRVDQLAKTGNPEAFEFPRSMIHDDTFDMSFSGLKASGQRMLEQLGPELVQEQLPDLCASFQEAIVDVLIAKLDRAAKVYRAKRVILTGGVSANSRLRARAEKWAAEKGLTLVVPPIRYCTDNAAMIGYAGVLRMAQGETSAMDLGPSPQALTTDFK
- the rsmA gene encoding 16S rRNA (adenine(1518)-N(6)/adenine(1519)-N(6))-dimethyltransferase RsmA; the encoded protein is MSESSKRLAQALDELGILAKKSLGQNFLVSDTVIEKIINQVKEFKPEVLIEVGPGPGALTYFLQQMNVPLTVIELDHVIAEYWRGKGLPVLEEDALKLDWNQFYSDKKTVFVSNLPYQISSSIVIDRSMEDYGIEHMVLMFQKEVAQRIRGPAKSEHYGLLSVIAQTFWNTALVSEAGPGDFKPPPRVASRVLSFSRIPTEIKKRPQFLTFVKTAFAQRRKLLKSNLSGLLKQKQLTEEQMVGWLADMGFKETVRAEELSPPQFVELYKKFGFE
- a CDS encoding DUF4398 domain-containing protein; protein product: MRFLQPTLGAILLSVIVSCQTVPAPIEDYSLARAAVEAARSVQAARHSPGYWHQAEEAYRKGRIYYEDRDFQKAKEQFVRARMAAEKAENSARLIRQRTGDVL
- the pal gene encoding peptidoglycan-associated lipoprotein Pal, which translates into the protein MLRKLALGLVACAMVAGCKGKQSQSDQSIETLPTGGQAAIDTSTYNPLGSDSGQIAGLVTVHFGYDKSNLDSKAKQDIATNVQWMKSNPAAKVQIEGHCDNRGTIEYNVALGERRANAVKAYMVSLGVAADRLSVISYGKEKPLESGDNEAAWAKNRRANFVPAQ
- the smpB gene encoding SsrA-binding protein SmpB: MMSNILIIQENKKARFDYTIVETFEAGLVLTGSEVKSLRAKDVVLKDSYIAFRGDEAFLQNAHIAEYKASSYNNHVPERLRKLLLNRKELDEIYGALREKGYSCVPLKIYFKQGRAKLEIALVKGKKTHDKREAIKKRDVSDQIRSNLRRSR